One window from the genome of Aptenodytes patagonicus chromosome 4, bAptPat1.pri.cur, whole genome shotgun sequence encodes:
- the SPON2 gene encoding spondin-2 — protein MLFTNLESLKITIIVGPKGPSSGINSKTPTVFSCRPTQLPAKAGALPLPVLQRKYLAMENLMFVYRSCKVIWTLLVTILGYASSLPVGDDSICTAEELAKYSIIFTGKWSQTAFPKQYPLYRPPAQWSSMLGVTHSSDYSMWKKNEYASNGVRDFAEKGEAWVLMKEIEEAGEKIQSVHGIFSAPAISSGTGQTSTELEVHSRHPLVSFVVRIVPSPDWFVGIDSLNLCEDDHWMEEVSVDLFPYDAGTDSGFTFSSPNFATIPQDTVTEITCSSPSHPANSFYYPKLKNLPPIAQVTMVKLKKNHLGLPAPYLSVPAKSNEIIDSVSETPLDCEVSQWSSWGLCRGLCRKTGTKIRTRFVLLQPANNGMPCPNLDEETRCEPENCV, from the exons ATGCTTTTTACAAACCTGGAAAGTCTAAAGATTACAATAATTGTTGGACCAAAGGGACCCTCTTCAGGCATAAATAGCAAGACTCCTACTGTCTTCTCTTGCAGACCAACTCAGCTGCCAGCAAAAGCAGGTGCTCTCCCCCTACCAGTGCTCCAGAGGAAATATTTA GCAATGGAAAACCTGATGTTTGTCTACCGCTCCTGTAAAGTTATCTGGACATTACTTGTAACAATACTTGGTTATGCCAGCAGCTTGCCTGTGGGTGATGATTCTATTTGCACAGCAGAAGAACTTGCTAAGTACAGCATAATCTTCACAGGGAAATGGAGTCAGACTGCTTTCCCTAAGCAGTATCCACTTTACAGGCCCCCAGCACAATGGTCATCAATGCTAG GTGTTACTCATAGTTCTGACTAcagcatgtggaaaaaaaatgaatatgccAGCAATGGTGTACGTGATTTTGCTGAAAAGGGTGAAGCATGGGTATTAATGAAAGAAATAGAAGAAGCTGGAGAGAAAATTCAGAGTGTACATGGAATCTTCTCTGCTCCTGCCATTTCCAGTGGTACAGGACAAACCTCCACTGAATTAGAAGTGCATTCAAGACATCCCTTA GTTTCATTTGTTGTACGAATTGTTCCAAGCCCCGACTGGTTTGTGGGTATTGACAGCCTAAATCTCTGTGAAGACGACCACTGGATGGAAGAAGTATCAGTAGACCTATTTCCATATGATGCTGGAACTGACAGTGGTTTCACATTTTCCTCCCCAAACTTTGCCACTATTCCACAGGACACAGTTACAGAG atcACTTGTTCCTCTCCAAGTCACCCAGCAAATTCATTTTATTATCCCAAACTCAAAAATTTGCCACCTATTGCTCAAGTAACAATggtgaaattaaagaaaaaccaTCTGGGTCTTCCTGCACCTTATCTTAGTGTTCCAgctaaaagcaatgaaataataGACTCTGTCTCAG AAACACCACTGGACTGTGAGGTTTCACAATGGTCTTCCTGGGGTCTCTGTAGAGGTCTTTGCAGAAAGACAGGGACCAAGATCAGAACTCGTTTTGTACTTCTTCAGCCTGCCAATAATGGAATGCCTTGTCCAAATCTGGATGAAGAAACAAGATGTGAACCAGAGAATTGtgtctga
- the LOC143160008 gene encoding LOW QUALITY PROTEIN: transmembrane emp24 domain-containing protein 11-like (The sequence of the model RefSeq protein was modified relative to this genomic sequence to represent the inferred CDS: inserted 1 base in 1 codon; substituted 1 base at 1 genomic stop codon), giving the protein MLSHSAEHTVVIYKCVTTSCLFSQFFFALKNTLISSKQGTTTGLXYICKXLSPKAVQLGYIKTMKSQLIGFFMNFWISFSLALYFHSGEREEKCIIEDVPSDTLVIGNYKVQRWDIHKQDFLESAPGLGMFVTVTTPSAEVLLSKLYGPQGTFSFTSYLSGEHVICLQSNSTRFMAFAGSKLRIHLDIRVGEHFLDESVVQAKDKVNEVNSRLEHLIEQIHHISKEQNYEREREEKFRKTSEETNSNILWWAIVQTLILISIGIWQIKSLRDFFISKKLV; this is encoded by the exons ATGTTATCTCATTCTGCAGAACATACTGTAGTTATTTATAAGTGTGTAACCACCAGCTGCcttttctcacagtttttttTTGCCCTCAAAAATACACTGATAAGCAGCAAACAAGGAACGACCACAGGAC TGTACATTTGTAAATAGTTATCTCCAAAAGCAGTACAACTGGGATACATAAAAACCATGAAAAGCCAATTAATAGGATTTTTTATGaacttttggatttctttttcactCGCTTTATATTTTCAcagtggagaaagagaagagaaatgtatAATCGAAGATGTTCCCAGTGACACATTGGTAATTG GGAATTACAAAGTACAACGCTGGGATATACATAAACAAGACTTTCTTGAATCTGCTCCCGGTTTGGGAATGTTTGTGACTGTCACAACTCCTTCTGCTGAG GTACTATTGTCAAAACTGTATGGGCCACaaggaacattttcttttacaTCCTATCTATCTGGGGAGCATGTTATCTGCCTACAGTCTAACTCAACAAGATTTATGGCATTTGCAGGAAGTAAACTG CGTATCCATTTGGACATTAGAGTTGGAGAACATTTTTTGGATGAATCTGTTGTTCAAGCTAAAGACAAAGTGAATGAAGTTAACTCTAGACTAGAACATCTAATTGAGCAAATTCATCACATATCCAAAGAACAAAATTATGAAAGA gAGCGTGAAGAAAAATTTCGGAAGACAAGTGAAGAAACTAACAGCAATATTTTGTGGTGGGCTATTGTACAAACACTAATCCTCATCTCCATTGGAATCTGGCAAATCAAATCTCTCAGAGATTTCTTTATATCTAAGAAGCTTGTTTAA